ATTTTTTTTCGCAAAGCTAACATTCCCCGTCCAAGTTGCAAACAAAATACATCTATCTAATATTTTATTTTCTTAAACCCATGCCACAAATCACAGGATAAAAACCTATTTTAGGGGTGATGAAATTAGTATCAAACCAAAAGGGAATGGTGATCTGGATGCTCGGGTTTTCTGGAGCTGGAAAAAGTACCTTATCAAACTTACTGGAGCAAAAGCTGACGCAAGAAAATGTACTTGCCATTCAACTGGATGGAGATGAATTACGAAAAGGCTTAAATTCCAACCTCGGTTTTAGCATGGATGATCGTGCTGAAAATATAAGAAGGGCCGCCGAAACTGCAAAAATAATGGCAGCTAAAGGCATTGTAGTGATTTGCTCATTTATTACTCCCCTGCAAAGTCACAGGGAAATTGCGAAAGCTATTTTGGCTGATATGTATTATGAAGTTTTTATAGATTGTCCTATCTCTGTTTGTGCAGAGCGGGATGTTAAAGGGCTTTACAAAATGGCAGAGGAAAAAACCTTAAAAAATCTGACTGGAATGGGTTCTGAATTTGAACGCCCGAGCCAGCCAGACCTTATCATTTCCACAGACAAAGATTCATTATCGCAATGCCTGGATCAATTGTATACCTATTTAACCATACAGAAGAATCCCGGATTAAGTAAAGAGGGTTTATTATAAATAAATTCTTGCTGTTCTGCATTGAGCATAATAGCGCCACTTCCAAGGGCAATTGCATGACCCGCAGCGGTATCCCATTCCATAGTAGGGCCTTTTCTATAATAGATATGTGCCTTGCCAGATGCAATGAGACAAAATTTCAGTGAACTGCCAATAGAAAGTTTACCTGTTACCGGAAATGCTTTAAGTACGTTTTCTTCCTCTTCATCGGCATGTGAGCGACTACCAATGGCCAACCACTCTGTAGCGTCCACATCTGCTTTAATCTGTACTGCTTCCTGTCCCGGAACTTGCATCCAGCTACCCCCCGCTACGCTGCCGTAATAAATATCATTTAAAACAGGGGCATAAATTACACCCAATACGGGTTTATTATTTTCCATCAGGGCGATATTAACCGTAAACTCCCCATTTCGTTTGATAAACTCTTTTGTACCATCCAGCGGATCTACACACCAGTAACGTGTCCAGTTTTTCCTGATCTCATAATCAATCTGGGATCCTTCTTCAGAAAGTACAGGAATATCGGGATACAACCTCGTTAAACCCTCCATAATAACACCATGAGACAGTTCATCTGCGAGGGTTAAGGGAGAATTGTCTTCTTTTACCATGACTGCTACCGGTGCCGGGGCGTTGTAAACTTTAAGAATGGCCTCGCCAGCCTGAACTGCAATTTTTACGATTTCTTTTATATCGATCTGTATCATTTTTCGAATTTACAATTGCCAATCGTCATTTGCTTCATTAAAAGGGGTAATTTTTACCCAATCTACCAACATTTCTCTAGTACCAAAATTTGGTACTTTATAAGATCCGGTATCATTACCTGCCCACCAGGCAAACCAATTACCCACGTTAAAATAGCTTGCACGGTAAGGAACCTGGGTATTGCTGCTGGTAATCAGTTGTCCATCTATGTAATAATTCACAACAGCTTCCTGTCCACCACCACCGGTGTGCCAGTCCCAGCGAAAGATATGATAAGCATTGTCATCAAATCTTTGTGTTCTAACCTTCTGGCTTACATGTTCTGCGCTGGCTTCTCCAATCCAATTGGTAAACAAAGGATCGGCAAGGTTGACACCTTTAACTTCGATGTCTATTTCGTGGTTAAGGATGATCTTCCCATTGTTAGCTATATTTCCGTGATTCAATGCTTTTTGATAAGCCGTTGGATCGCTGGCTGCGGTAAGTTCCTTATAGAAAAATGTCCATGCTGCAGATAATACGCCCATATCGGCAGCTTGCAGAACTTTCATTCTTACCTCGTACCTTCCAGAGGCAAAACGTTGTTTGGTTTTGATTACACCGCCCAGTCTTTTAGACTGACCATTAACACCGCGCAATGGTCCATCATACTGATCGCCCAATGCTCTTAGTACAGCTTTGCCGTCACGCGTAAATGCATTTTCGCGGATTACCCCACCATGGATATAGGTAGCTACTGACGATACACCCCAGACCTGGTGTAGTTTTTCCCATTTGTTTTCGTCCAGACTTAGCCTAAAAGTATCGAAAAATATTCCCGTAGCCAGGGTATCACCAATTCCGGCGTTATCATCTGGTAATGTAGGTGTAACTATGGGTTCAATTATTGGAGCATCTTCTTTGACAGTCTTTTTACAAGCACCAAATGACAATAATGGGATCAGAAATAGTGAATAAAATATCTTCATGTTATAGGTTTAATTGGTTACGGCTTCCCTGCCTTTGATTTCTTCAACAAGTGAAGCTTGCCCTTTTCTATTGTCAAGGTCACTTTGTCTGGCATCTTTTACTGCCTGCTTTTTAAGTGCAACGTTTTCCAGGTTGTATTTTTCCAGATGTTCATCATCAATTAACCGGGCATCATGATGTTGCAATGCAAGTTCATAATTTAATGCTTCTAGCACCTCTCCGGCTACCAGCTCAAAAATTTCAAGGTCATCGCCCTTAAATTCATTTAAAAACTTACGGGTATTGTTGCTGATGATCGGCTTTTCCAAATTGCTCCACATCTCTCCGGCCGCGGCGGTGAGCTTTGAAGTTTTAGAGCCATGAAACTGCAACATATTTGGACTATAATCGATATCCAGATAATGACACAGTCTGCGGATTTCATTTTCAGGATCAGTGATTAAGGTCTCATAGTTAAGTGAGTAAAACCGGTCTGCCGGAAGCAGGTCCTTTAAGCGGATACAAGCCGCCTGGTCTTTCTCCCATTGCTTGGCAAGGTGATAGATGTGTTTTTCGCCAACTATTGCTTTTTTAAAAGAACAAGCCACGTCCCGACCATCCCGATATAAAAAAACATATTTGGGCTTTAAACCAAAGGCCTCCATTTCTGCTGCGTAATGCACATTGGCCATACTTTTACAACACCAGTATTTGGCATTTTTACTGATGGCCGCCTGTTCATAGATGAGCCTGTTTAAAGTAAACAGGTGATATTGTTCTGATTGATTAAACAGCTCCTCTTCATCTAATACCACTCCATCCCAAGGTACCGGATTGGCATTTACATAGGCCACTACATCTTTTACCAGCTGACGGTAAGATACGGCATCTAATGCCCCGTAAGACTCTAGCAAGGGCATAAACGTAACCAAAATGTGCGGCGGATGTGGCGAAGCAATGGCTTCTGACTGGTCTAAAATTACCCTTAAAAGATTAGAGCCCGACCTTTGGGTGCCGATAATTTGTATTCCGTTATTTGTCATTCTGTCTACTAATTAAAATGAAACCATACTCCCGCCATGAGCGAGATTAGAATTAGATAAGCCGGATTAAATTTAAACCGGAAGCTTAAAATAAAAGCAATAAAAAACAGGGCTATGCTAAATGGGGTATAAGCGACGGAAAAAAACAATTTAAGTGCGGAAACCAATATCATCCCAATAACTACGGGTTTGATACCGGACATGGCATTTTTTACGCGGGCCGAGTTGACATTTTCCCTGAATATTTTAGCTGCCATGACCATCAGCATTGCGGATGGGAGAAATATAGCCAATGTAGCCAGTATAGCCCCTGCGACTCCTGCAAGTTTATAACCTGTAAAAAATGCGCTTACCAGGATGGGCCCAGGGGTTAACTGACTAAAAGCTATGCTGTCTATAAATTCTTGATTTGTTAACCATTTCAATTCTGTAACAAACAAAGATTGCATGATGGGGATCATCACATATCCACCGCCAAATAGGGAAAGGCTAACGCCTGAAAATACAGCCGTAATTTTTAAAAAGACAATTTCAGTGTATTTGTAAGCACCCGAAATAAAAGAAACGTACAGGAGAACCAAAGTAGACAAGCCGGCTTTGCCACTGAGACTAAGTTTTTGCCATTTAAAACTGGTCGCGTTTTCGGCATTTTGATTTCCAAGGTTAAAAAACATGCCAGTTAATCCACCAATCAGCATCAGCAACACGATAATTAGGTAGCCTTTAACAAAATAAAGCAATGCTATGGAGGCCAAACACAATACCAGCTTAACTTTATCACTTTTTACTTCTTTAAAAAAAAGGTTTAACCCGGTACTAAGAATGATGGCGCTTACTGCCGCGACAGTATACACCATAATATCAGAGAGCCCCTGCACATGCATGTAGTTGAAATAACACCAGGAAAGCACATACATGAGTATGCAGGCCGGCAAGAGCACAGCAAACATACTTATCGCTAAGCCCGATTTAAGTTGCAGGTGATAACCAATATAAGCAACTACATTAACGGCAAGCGGACCCGGCAATAAACTTGCTATGCTCACGGCATTTAGCAAATCTTCGCGGGTTAAGCGCCCGTCCCGCTCTATCATTTCTTTTTCCACCACCGCGATTAAGGCCATGTGTCCCCCAAAGGAGATACAACCAATCTTTAAAAAGGTAAAGAACAGGTAACTTAATCCCGTTTGTTTTTCAATTGCGCTATCCTGCATTGTACTAATCATGCCACACTGGTTTAGCTATTTTAAAATCTTTAACCTCTTCTACCCTGTAAGGATCTCCATCTATATTTACTCTCCACAAGAATTTCCCTTTTTTATCAGTGATAACAAGACTTTGCGGTTCTGTTAAACAAAATAAAACCTTATCTCCATTAATAATTTGGGCATTGCCTTTTGCCGCGGTAAAATAATCTTTAGGTAGTGCTACATCTATTTCCGGCGTATATTGATGCGCCTGCTCATCCAATTTAAACGATAATGCTCTTGTAATTTTTGTAGCCGTACCGTTATCCATAAACATTAGATGACCATCTTTATTGATGTGGGCAAAATGCTGGGCGCTAAAATAATCGTGTGCGCTCATTTTAAAATCTCCACCCTTACCAAATTTCCATACCACCTTTTTTGTTTTATAGTCAATTTTCCAGATCTGATTTAAATCACGAAAGGAGATTAAAAAATTCCCTTCCGCATCTTTAAACACTGAATTGGCATGTACCATATCTTTTTTTGTTTTTAAAATATTAGGATCTGCCAATAGGTCTACCTGATCTAAAAAGGACCATTCCCAAATTTTCTTTCCGTCTTTATTAAAGACCACTATACCGTCAGCCTGCACAGTGTCTTTTACTGCCCCGCCAACAGATGATAAATTAAAAGTCCTTTTATCAAAAGTTAATGCGTAGATATTTCCTTCCTCATCTTTGCGAACTTCATGGTGGACCAGCTTATCCATATCTTTCCGGCCATATTTTAAATGCGTAACTATATTCCCCGCAAGGTCCATTTCTATAATTTCGTCGCCTCCGGAAGAAGGAATACTTTCTGAACCAACAATATTGATGATCGTTCTCTGAGGAGTCCAGTGGCTTACCTTAACCCCTTTTTTAAATACTTCGTACCAAACTATAGTTCCTTTACCATCTATAATAATTGCAGACCCTGGCTCTGTTAAAATTTGCGTTAAGAAGTACTTATTTTCCATTTCTTTAGCAAAACCTTTATCCATTTCCTCTAGTTTAAAAGCAGGCGTAGCTTCATAAATAGATTTAGACTTTAATGGATATACCTTACTTAAAACAGATGAAGAAGCATTGTGTGCAATCACCTGAAAGGTATAATCTGTTCTTCCGGTGGAATTTAAAATCCACAACAAGTGTTCAGAAGAGTTACTGGAAAGTTCTGAATACAACGTATCTGAACTACCCTTTTTCCAATACTTAAGGTAAGCATCAGATTTTCTGTTTGTTTTTACTTTTATTTTAAAACGAAGTCTATTTTCAGGAACATGGTACAAATCAATATGTTCTATCCTTAAGGGCCAGATTGTATTCAATATACTTTCCTTTTTCCAAAGCAATACTGCAATTAGTATTAAACTTACAACGGCAATTCCTAAGAAACTGTTCTTTTTGATCTTTATCATATTCTGGATTATATTAAACGGAAGGCCATAATAAGAATTTATAACCTTCCGTAAAACATTTATTTTACCCTGCCTGCATTAAGCTGAGGTCCAAAAGAGGTA
The Pedobacter sp. MC2016-14 DNA segment above includes these coding regions:
- the cysC gene encoding adenylyl-sulfate kinase, giving the protein MKLVSNQKGMVIWMLGFSGAGKSTLSNLLEQKLTQENVLAIQLDGDELRKGLNSNLGFSMDDRAENIRRAAETAKIMAAKGIVVICSFITPLQSHREIAKAILADMYYEVFIDCPISVCAERDVKGLYKMAEEKTLKNLTGMGSEFERPSQPDLIISTDKDSLSQCLDQLYTYLTIQKNPGLSKEGLL
- the cysQ gene encoding 3'(2'),5'-bisphosphate nucleotidase CysQ — its product is MIQIDIKEIVKIAVQAGEAILKVYNAPAPVAVMVKEDNSPLTLADELSHGVIMEGLTRLYPDIPVLSEEGSQIDYEIRKNWTRYWCVDPLDGTKEFIKRNGEFTVNIALMENNKPVLGVIYAPVLNDIYYGSVAGGSWMQVPGQEAVQIKADVDATEWLAIGSRSHADEEEENVLKAFPVTGKLSIGSSLKFCLIASGKAHIYYRKGPTMEWDTAAGHAIALGSGAIMLNAEQQEFIYNKPSLLNPGFFCMVK
- a CDS encoding glycoside hydrolase family 16 protein — translated: MKIFYSLFLIPLLSFGACKKTVKEDAPIIEPIVTPTLPDDNAGIGDTLATGIFFDTFRLSLDENKWEKLHQVWGVSSVATYIHGGVIRENAFTRDGKAVLRALGDQYDGPLRGVNGQSKRLGGVIKTKQRFASGRYEVRMKVLQAADMGVLSAAWTFFYKELTAASDPTAYQKALNHGNIANNGKIILNHEIDIEVKGVNLADPLFTNWIGEASAEHVSQKVRTQRFDDNAYHIFRWDWHTGGGGQEAVVNYYIDGQLITSSNTQVPYRASYFNVGNWFAWWAGNDTGSYKVPNFGTREMLVDWVKITPFNEANDDWQL
- a CDS encoding sulfotransferase gives rise to the protein MTNNGIQIIGTQRSGSNLLRVILDQSEAIASPHPPHILVTFMPLLESYGALDAVSYRQLVKDVVAYVNANPVPWDGVVLDEEELFNQSEQYHLFTLNRLIYEQAAISKNAKYWCCKSMANVHYAAEMEAFGLKPKYVFLYRDGRDVACSFKKAIVGEKHIYHLAKQWEKDQAACIRLKDLLPADRFYSLNYETLITDPENEIRRLCHYLDIDYSPNMLQFHGSKTSKLTAAAGEMWSNLEKPIISNNTRKFLNEFKGDDLEIFELVAGEVLEALNYELALQHHDARLIDDEHLEKYNLENVALKKQAVKDARQSDLDNRKGQASLVEEIKGREAVTN
- the chrA gene encoding chromate efflux transporter, whose product is MISTMQDSAIEKQTGLSYLFFTFLKIGCISFGGHMALIAVVEKEMIERDGRLTREDLLNAVSIASLLPGPLAVNVVAYIGYHLQLKSGLAISMFAVLLPACILMYVLSWCYFNYMHVQGLSDIMVYTVAAVSAIILSTGLNLFFKEVKSDKVKLVLCLASIALLYFVKGYLIIVLLMLIGGLTGMFFNLGNQNAENATSFKWQKLSLSGKAGLSTLVLLYVSFISGAYKYTEIVFLKITAVFSGVSLSLFGGGYVMIPIMQSLFVTELKWLTNQEFIDSIAFSQLTPGPILVSAFFTGYKLAGVAGAILATLAIFLPSAMLMVMAAKIFRENVNSARVKNAMSGIKPVVIGMILVSALKLFFSVAYTPFSIALFFIAFILSFRFKFNPAYLILISLMAGVWFHFN
- a CDS encoding aryl-sulfate sulfotransferase, which gives rise to MIKIKKNSFLGIAVVSLILIAVLLWKKESILNTIWPLRIEHIDLYHVPENRLRFKIKVKTNRKSDAYLKYWKKGSSDTLYSELSSNSSEHLLWILNSTGRTDYTFQVIAHNASSSVLSKVYPLKSKSIYEATPAFKLEEMDKGFAKEMENKYFLTQILTEPGSAIIIDGKGTIVWYEVFKKGVKVSHWTPQRTIINIVGSESIPSSGGDEIIEMDLAGNIVTHLKYGRKDMDKLVHHEVRKDEEGNIYALTFDKRTFNLSSVGGAVKDTVQADGIVVFNKDGKKIWEWSFLDQVDLLADPNILKTKKDMVHANSVFKDAEGNFLISFRDLNQIWKIDYKTKKVVWKFGKGGDFKMSAHDYFSAQHFAHINKDGHLMFMDNGTATKITRALSFKLDEQAHQYTPEIDVALPKDYFTAAKGNAQIINGDKVLFCLTEPQSLVITDKKGKFLWRVNIDGDPYRVEEVKDFKIAKPVWHD